TCGTTGCGAACCGTCGGGCCGCGAGATCACGGTGGTCCATGGAACGAATCTGCTGGATGCCGTCCTCCAAATCGGGTTGGGGCTCGGCCAGTCGTGCGACGGAGTCGCCCTGTGTGGTTTCTGCAAGGTCAAGGTCCTCGATGGCCTCGAGAACCTGAGTC
This genomic stretch from Acidobacteriota bacterium harbors:
- a CDS encoding 2Fe-2S iron-sulfur cluster binding domain-containing protein, which encodes MTGFPEFKVETAVVRCEPSGREITVVHGTNLLDAVLQIGLGLGQSCDGVALCGFCKVKVLDGLENLS